Below is a window of Streptomyces sp. NBC_00289 DNA.
CCCGTCTTCGGGGTGCGGCCGTACGCCGTCGCAGTTCGGCGCCGACGCCGTTGCCCGTTGCCCGTTGCCCGTTGCCCGTTGCCCGTTGCCCGTTGCCCGTTGCCCGTTGCCCGTTCGGAGACGTGCACGAGCCCGCCGTCGTTTCACGATACTCCCGCCGCCCGCCGGAAAATACCTGGTCACGCCGGTCATGGCCCGCCGAGCAGGCGTACAGTGAAACCACCGGGAGTACTTCGCACACCGGCTTTCACGCGGGTGTCATTTCCGGCGATCACGAAAAACCGGGCTGTCGACGGGCAGCCCGGGGGCAGGTCCGCATCATGACCACGACCTTCGACCGGACCGCGCCCCGTGACCTCGCCGCAGAGCTTCCGGCACGCTTGTCCCTCACTCCGAAGACCACGCTCGCTGGCCAGCTGGACGGGGCCTGGTGGCCCTACTCCCGCGACCTCGAAGCCGAGCTCCCACCGCTCGCCGCAGCCCTGCAGGAGCCCTGGGGGCGCATCACCCGCGTCACCGTGAACCCCACCCGCTGGCCTGTCGTCCCGCACACGGTTGCTGTGGACGGGCGCACGCTGCACGTGGGCTGGTTCACCGAACAGGACCCCGACAAGCTCATCCTGCTCTCCTACACCGTCGGCCGCTGGGACCTTCTCGTCATCCCGCCCGAGACTGCACCCACCGCCGCGGCCCGCCTGATGGCCGCCGCCGCGATCCCGGGCAGCGTCCTCACCGCGGGCGTCCTGATGACCAACGAAGCCGTCATCGGGCGCGGCATCCGTGATGCCGTGCGCCGGGAAGCCACCTGGGAGGGCGAGGGCGGGGCCTGCATGTCCCCCTTCGGGTACCCGATGAGGCGAAG
It encodes the following:
- a CDS encoding DUF5994 family protein, which encodes MTTTFDRTAPRDLAAELPARLSLTPKTTLAGQLDGAWWPYSRDLEAELPPLAAALQEPWGRITRVTVNPTRWPVVPHTVAVDGRTLHVGWFTEQDPDKLILLSYTVGRWDLLVIPPETAPTAAARLMAAAAIPGSVLTAGVLMTNEAVIGRGIRDAVRREATWEGEGGACMSPFGYPMRRSALPQPGNGWR